CAAAAACAGGCTCAGAAGCATAATTATTCCAGTACTCAGCCCGAGCAGCAACTCCAAACAATTCCGCCGCGTTCTTTTCAAGCCATAATGCCGCAGCAACTGAGGTTGGAGGTAGACGTGCTTGCCCCACAACTGCACTAGGAGGATAAATTCTCCATATAGTAGTGGTAGCGTCAGAATATTGATCGAGTTTTGATCGTGTACCAGCCAGTAAATCGGTGCAGCTACGGGCAACCATAGCAGGAGCAAAGCTAGCACAAATATTCCTAACCGGATAGGGGCTGAGTAGTGAGCTATGCTGCTCAGGTTAAATTTCAAGAGTCGCGCTCAGTTTTGGTTATTCATCGGGCTCAATTGTGCTGGTTAAACCGTGATTTTTCAAGGTTTCGCAGTAAAACTCAGCATGTTCCTGAGCGCAAGTAATTACTAACGCCATTCCATTAGTATGAGCTTCCATCATGATACTGATAGCTTGAGGCTGAGTGATGCTCGGTACCGTTTGCATGAGAACCTGCACCACGTACTCCATACTGTTGAAGTCATCGTTATGAAGCAGAACACGATATCGAGGTGCGAGC
This window of the Chroococcidiopsis sp. CCMEE 29 genome carries:
- the clpS gene encoding ATP-dependent Clp protease adapter ClpS, with product MSVETLEKRSTTRKLAPRYRVLLHNDDFNSMEYVVQVLMQTVPSITQPQAISIMMEAHTNGMALVITCAQEHAEFYCETLKNHGLTSTIEPDE